The sequence AAAAAAAAACCCAGGAATGGATGCAGAATgcgttattattattatttttttgttttgttcgGGGTTTTTTAATGGAAAGGTGTGTGATGTGAGGATGATAAGTAACAACTACGAATGGAGGATATGCGAGTTCCAGTGTAACTGTATTCACTACCAAACTTGTAAACATCCCTCTGTCTGCGATGACTGAACGCAACACCCGAGCGAAAAGGCGACTTAAGCGGCGTCGCGTTAGCTCCCTCAGGACTTCTCCAATCTCCTAGTATAACTTGTTCCCATGGAATGATGAACCAATCCAAATTCCCAATGCCAGGGTCCTCCCCATTTTAGTCAAATTGGCACTGGCTATTAATTTATGCTTATGATAACCAAAGGATACTTAGCTTTCTACCTTAAACCCATCTTTGCAGGTATAAATAACGTGATCCCTACTGCAGGGAAAATTACTAATAAAGTATATTAAAAATCTCCCCATTCAAAATCTCGGATCTTGTATTTCTCACCCAAGGCACCAATTATAGTGCTATTAACATGATAGTAACTTTCCTCATAATATATATCTATATCTTATAACTGTATAGCTTTTTGCTTAATGTGTGTGCTGATGGTGTCTTGCTAAAAGCAGAGTTTCAAAAAATTACGTAAGCAGTGTATTCACAGTACGAAACGGGTGGGATCTTGGAGTGGAAACACTGATCTTCTTCTGTCAGTCCTTGAGACCCATGTAAGTGCTTGCCCAGATTTTTGATCGTGTGCTTTGGATTGTTTGGTGTTGTTCCATCCTCCAAAAACTCTAATCCTACATAATTACATCATTATACCACCGgctcatttcatttacttatatGATTGTTCCGTTCAAAGTGGAAATCTCCCCGCGGACGGCACACAATAATTGACATATGTGCATTAGCCTTTTGCTcattataataataaaaaaaaagaccaTTAACAATTAGCAAATAGATTCCCTCGCTCGCCATTTAGGTATATACGCCAAGTACAGAAGTAGAactaatttcaaaaaattaccTTCAAGGCAACGTGCGAGTTTGTCGAATTTAGCTGCTGTAGAACGATGAAGCTCATCACCAGCCCAAATTGGAAAAATAAGCAAGTTGGTGAAAATGCAGACAGCAAAACCCATGCCAATGGTTGACAGACGCTGCTTGGCTAACCTGATCACTTTGTCGGCCCGTACCCCCGACACAGCTACCAGATTGAAGGTGAGGATGAAGATCAAGACGCCATAGTCATATCTCCTTTTAATTCTTGGAACCAACCTCGAATACGTTGCGGCCGCTCCTGAGTATGATTTTTTAAGCAGTGAGTCACTTTTAAGTactactaatatatatatatatatatatatatatatatgtatgtatgtatacacacacacacaaaactGCGGTCCAGAGCTTAAGTCGTGGTAGGATTAATATTTTACCGACGATAAAAACCGAAGCGCCAACAACGATTGCGTTGCCGATCCCTCCGAACTCGTCAGCCAACATTGCAGCCAAGCACCCCAATCCACCGCCTAATATGGTACCGATTGCACGGTTTATGCCTTTGCTTAGCGTAGCTCCTGACATACGTGCATCAAATCAAAGTGAATACATCAGTTAGTATATTGTCTAATTAATTGACCCAAAAAATGGCTACAGTAGAAGTTTCTCAACCTGCTTCCTATTAGTACTTATGACTAGTGTGTTTATtgcccaaaaaggaaaaaagaaaaaaaaaattcctatgCATATATTCGCAAACAGCCATGCACAGAAAAAATGTTTTTAGTACTCCACTAAACAACTTGGGTCACAATAATGGGTTAATAATTGGCAAACCTGCAGAGAACTCGAAGACAACCACGACGGTCATGATAGCCCACATTGCATTTTCTCCAACTTCAGTGAACAGCGGATCCAGCAGATACAGCAGCGAGACCAATACCAAGGCAATCCCCACCTTGACACTGTGAATCACTTTTCTCATGCTGCCCTGACTACATCTTTTTTCCTGGATGACCCGGAAAGCAACACTACAAGTGGATAGAAACGAAAACTTGTTTCCCATGTTTTTGGCGTCCTTATACGAGGATTCAACATTTTCTGCACTTGGAGGAATTGGAATGACGGTTGAGTTCATCACTCCTTCTTGCTCAATTCTCTTTATGGTAGAGTTGATACTGGGTAGTACTGTTACTCTTGTCAGGTGCCCGTATATCTTGCTAGTCGTAAGAGAGTTGGGATATGGGAGATGCAACCATGCACGCATGATGAGATGATTATATAGTTAGCCGGCAGAGAGGTAGACATACGACTATACGAGTCGCAGTCGTTACCTAAATTGCGTTCGCCAAAGAAAAATATTGAAACTTTTTCCAGTAATTTGATTTGGTCGTACTACACCAAGCA comes from Coffea eugenioides isolate CCC68of unplaced genomic scaffold, Ceug_1.0 ScVebR1_2472;HRSCAF=3503, whole genome shotgun sequence and encodes:
- the LOC113756757 gene encoding aluminum-activated malate transporter 13-like, translating into MRAWLHLPYPNSLTTSKIYGHLTRVTVLPSINSTIKRIEQEGVMNSTVIPIPPSAENVESSYKDAKNMGNKFSFLSTCSVAFRVIQEKRCSQGSMRKVIHSVKVGIALVLVSLLYLLDPLFTEVGENAMWAIMTVVVVFEFSAGATLSKGINRAIGTILGGGLGCLAAMLADEFGGIGNAIVVGASVFIVGAAATYSRLVPRIKRRYDYGVLIFILTFNLVAVSGVRADKVIRLAKQRLSTIGMGFAVCIFTNLLIFPIWAGDELHRSTAAKFDKLARCLE